A window of the Carassius gibelio isolate Cgi1373 ecotype wild population from Czech Republic chromosome B16, carGib1.2-hapl.c, whole genome shotgun sequence genome harbors these coding sequences:
- the LOC127974467 gene encoding nucleoporin SEH1, whose protein sequence is MFVARSIAADHKDLIHDVSYDFHGRRMATCSSDQSIKVWDKGGNGEWNCTASWKTHSGSVWRVTWAHPEFGQVLASCSFDRTAIVWEEIVGESNDKQRGQSHWIKRTTLVDSRTSVTDVKFAPKHMGLMLTTCSADGVVRIYEAPDVMNLSQWSLQHEISSKLSCSCISWNPSSSRAHAPMIAVGSDDSNVTYGGKVQIYEYNDVTRKYAKAETLMTVADAVHDIAFAPNLGRSFHVLAIATKDVRIFKLVPLRKDSSSSAPTKFEVQVLAQFDSHNSQVWRVSWNITSTLLASSGDDGCVRLWKANYMDNWKCTGILKGDGSSVSGQPGVLSGVLGSAAALSALNGATGR, encoded by the exons ATGTTTGTCGCGCGCAGTATCGCAGCCGATCATAAAGATCTGATTCACGATGTTTCTTATGACTTTCACGGACGGAGAATGGCGACGTGCTCCAGCGACCAGAGCATTAAG GTGTGGGATAAGGGTGGTAATGGAGAATGGAACTGCACAGCAAGCTGGAAA ACTCACAGTGGCTCGGTGTGGAGAGTGACCTGGGCCCATCCAGAGTTTGGACAAGTGTTGGCGTCCTGCTCCTTTGACCGTACTGCCATAGTATGGGAGGAGATTGTTGGAGAGTCCAATGACAAACAACGAGGGCAAAGCCATTGG ATAAAAAGAACCACACTTGTAGACAGTCGGACATCTGTGACCGATGTGAAGTTTGCCCCGAAGCACATGGGCTTGATGCTGACCACATGTTCTGCAGACGGGGTGGTGCGAATCTACGAGGCCCCTGACGTGATGAACCTGAGCCAGTGGTCCCTGCAGCATGAGATCTCATCCAAACTCTCCTGCTCCTGCATCTCCTGGAACCCTTCCAG TTCCCGAGCTCATGCACCTATGATTGCAGTGGGTAGCGATGACAGCAATGTAACGTATGGCGGCAAAGTTCAGATTTACGAGTATAACGATGTTACAAG GAAATATGCCAAAGCAGAGACACTGATGACCGTTGCAGATGCTGTACATGATATTGCGTTTGCTCCAAATCTGGGACGGTCTTTCCATGTACTTGCTATTGCAACCAAAGACGTGCGCATCTTCAAACTGGTTCCACTTCG AAAGGACAGCTCTTCTTCAGCACCCACTAAATTTGAGGTGCAGGTGCTGGCTCAGTTTGACAGTCATAACTCTCAGGTGTGGCGGGTCAGCTGGAACATCACAAGTACACTTCTGGCTTCATCTGGTGACGATGGTTGTGTGAGACTCTGGAAAG CAAACTATATGGACAATTGGAAGTGCACAGGTATTCTAAAGGGAGATGGTAGTTCAGTATCTGGTCAGCCTGGTGTGCTGAGCGGCGTCCTGGGATCTGCTGCTGCACTGAGTGCCCTAAACGGGGCCACCGGAAGATAG
- the LOC127974470 gene encoding sperm acrosome membrane-associated protein 4 produces MRGNIFAAFALVMSLFCLGQTLECFRCKLGFWDMCYTTTKNCSDNELCYVGVGKAASVLDIKVKGCLQKDECNKTTVVEFLANKTLYTLKTTCCEENLCNAAPSIQLSLVPLLLPALLIAEMMGGF; encoded by the exons ATGAGGGGAAATATTTTTGCTGCCTTTGCGTTGGTGATGTCTTTGTTTTGCTTGG GACAAACACTTGAGTGCTTTCGGTGCAAGCTTGGATTCTGGGATATGTGTTACACTACCACGAAAAATTGCAGTGATAATGAACTGTGTTATGTGGGTGTTGGTAAAGCAG CTTCTGTCCTCGATATAAAAGTGAAGGGCTGTCTTCAGAAGGATGAGTGCAACAAGACCACAGTTGTAGAGTTCCTTGCCAATAAGACCTTATACACCCTGAAGACCACCTGTTGTGAGGAAAACCTCTGCAACGCTGCCCCTTCCATTCAGCTGTCCCTGGTTCCTCTTCTGCTTCCCGCACTTCTCATTGCTGAGATGATGGGAGGGTTTTGA